A single genomic interval of Mucilaginibacter boryungensis harbors:
- the pelA gene encoding pectate lyase codes for MKYNTPLIKVVFGSIILTVLNTVFISKALSQNQAKTYAYTRVDPAPFADNAGHWYAIFDKKNIINARPGRPKYDATEITNIADNILLFQKSNGGWPKNYDIFAKLTNDQKDSVSAARNELNTTYDNGSTYTQIAVLANVYTVTKNEKYKTGALKGFDFILKSQYKNGGWPQYYPLENNYSRCITLNDGVFEGIMRLLKDVQDDKPEYAFIDAKYRAKLAAAYNNGLQCLLKMQINDNGKPTAWCQQHDEVTLQPAWARKFEPPSISNGESSGIVLFLMSIDHPQKGVIDAVQNAVNWFQESKIYNTRVKSIPAPRMVTPFRVSTGDRVVVTDTTAPPIWTRYYELKTHRPLFCNRDSKVVYSLAEVDRERRDGYGWYTYAPQKVLDQYPTWQKKWAADNNVLEKK; via the coding sequence ATGAAGTATAATACCCCGCTAATAAAAGTGGTTTTTGGTTCAATTATTTTAACTGTGCTTAATACAGTTTTTATATCGAAAGCACTGTCACAAAACCAGGCAAAAACATATGCCTATACCCGGGTTGATCCGGCTCCCTTTGCCGATAATGCCGGTCATTGGTATGCTATTTTTGATAAAAAGAATATCATTAACGCCCGCCCCGGCAGGCCAAAATACGATGCGACCGAAATAACTAATATTGCCGATAATATCCTGCTGTTCCAAAAAAGTAACGGAGGCTGGCCAAAGAACTACGACATTTTTGCTAAACTGACCAACGACCAGAAGGATAGCGTAAGCGCCGCCCGAAACGAATTGAACACCACTTACGATAATGGCAGCACTTATACACAAATAGCCGTGTTGGCTAATGTGTATACCGTTACTAAAAATGAGAAATACAAAACCGGAGCCCTGAAAGGTTTCGATTTTATACTGAAATCGCAATATAAAAATGGCGGCTGGCCACAATATTATCCCCTGGAAAATAATTATAGCAGGTGTATAACCTTAAACGATGGGGTATTTGAAGGAATAATGCGATTATTAAAAGATGTTCAGGACGATAAACCGGAATATGCTTTTATTGATGCTAAGTATCGCGCTAAGCTGGCTGCCGCTTACAATAATGGCCTGCAATGCCTTCTGAAAATGCAGATAAACGATAATGGTAAGCCCACGGCTTGGTGTCAACAGCATGATGAGGTTACGCTGCAACCGGCTTGGGCCCGCAAGTTTGAACCACCAAGCATTTCCAACGGTGAAAGCTCCGGCATAGTATTATTTTTAATGAGTATCGATCATCCTCAAAAAGGGGTTATTGATGCCGTGCAAAACGCTGTAAATTGGTTTCAGGAATCAAAAATTTACAATACTCGTGTAAAAAGTATTCCGGCACCACGTATGGTTACACCCTTTCGCGTATCTACCGGAGATAGGGTAGTAGTAACCGATACTACGGCGCCGCCTATATGGACACGTTACTACGAGTTGAAAACCCATAGGCCTTTGTTCTGCAACCGGGATAGCAAAGTAGTATACTCGCTGGCTGAAGTTGACCGTGAGCGGCGCGATGGTTATGGCTGGTATACTTATGCCCCGCAAAAAGTGCTGGACCAGTACCCAACATGGCAAAAAAAATGGGCTGCCGATAATAATGTGTTAGAGAAAAAATAA
- a CDS encoding DUF7133 domain-containing protein has translation MNTRKLLLAASLIAVSILVITCKNLRNGRSGHYQSQILRDAAGNVIVNPHPANTYLSPQESMQNFVLPKGYHMQLVASEPMISKPVAIVWDGNGAMYVAEMNTYMEDVDGTGESNRTCKIKKLEDTNGDGVMDKATVFIDSLLLPRMIMTLDDRLLVNETYSNNIYSYRDTKGTGHADEKKLVYRNDVVSTANLEHQKSGLVWNIDNRIYVTYDDLRYKYANGKLDAEKLHENAGGQWGLATDDYGRIFYSVAGAENPASNFHQNPFYGRLDIKDQFNEFFQEPWPIIATPDVQGGVKRLRPDSTLNHFTGCNGQSIYRGDKLPADLKGDYILCEPVGRLVRRAKVIDNDGKITLENAYYKKEFIASADVNFRPVNSATGPDGCLYIVDMYNGIIQESNWTKEGSYLRPQILRKGLEKHTGRGRIYRVVYDGIKPLKTRPNMLNEPGSALVKYLSHPNGWWRDNAQKLLVIRGERSVVPALNQLAANSQNTIARIHALWTLNGLNSLSDDLLFASLKDKDTHLRKTAVWIAEDRMRIDKAVLPQLALLKDDPSADVRFQLSLTLRYNETVEAQDLEKYLIQHYPNDQVMIASNTKYTDAIIAKKKRDEAERLLKETDRLLVNNGAIIFKTLCATCHGLDGKGIAIGGKEMPAPPLAGAPDVNGSPEKLVRILLHGLTGPVNGKVYADVMPALGANSDKYIASVLSYIRNDFGNKAKTVTVEEVKKIREATIGRTKSWTIDELNALNPSAPNIKK, from the coding sequence ATGAATACTCGTAAACTCTTGTTGGCAGCAAGCCTGATTGCTGTTTCTATATTGGTAATTACCTGTAAAAATTTAAGAAATGGTAGAAGCGGCCATTATCAAAGCCAAATATTAAGAGATGCCGCAGGCAACGTTATCGTGAACCCGCACCCGGCCAATACTTACTTATCTCCACAGGAAAGTATGCAGAACTTTGTGCTCCCAAAAGGATATCACATGCAACTGGTGGCCAGCGAACCCATGATAAGTAAACCGGTGGCTATAGTATGGGATGGCAATGGCGCCATGTATGTTGCCGAGATGAATACTTACATGGAAGATGTGGATGGCACAGGCGAAAGCAATAGGACATGTAAAATTAAAAAGCTGGAAGATACCAATGGCGACGGTGTGATGGATAAGGCCACAGTATTTATTGATAGTTTGTTATTGCCGCGTATGATCATGACGCTGGACGATCGTCTTTTAGTGAACGAAACTTACTCTAACAATATTTATAGCTATAGAGATACCAAGGGTACAGGCCATGCCGATGAAAAAAAACTGGTTTATCGCAACGATGTTGTTAGTACGGCCAATTTAGAGCATCAAAAAAGCGGACTTGTATGGAATATAGACAACCGTATTTATGTAACATATGATGATTTGCGATACAAATATGCCAATGGTAAACTGGATGCAGAAAAACTCCACGAAAATGCAGGCGGGCAATGGGGGCTGGCTACAGATGATTATGGACGAATATTTTATTCTGTAGCCGGTGCGGAGAACCCGGCCTCAAATTTTCATCAAAACCCTTTTTACGGCCGCCTGGACATAAAAGACCAGTTTAACGAGTTTTTTCAGGAGCCCTGGCCAATTATAGCTACGCCCGATGTGCAGGGTGGCGTAAAAAGGTTACGTCCTGATAGCACCCTGAACCACTTTACAGGTTGTAACGGGCAATCCATATACCGTGGCGATAAGTTACCAGCTGATTTAAAAGGCGACTACATATTATGCGAACCCGTTGGCCGGCTTGTCCGACGTGCAAAGGTTATTGATAATGATGGAAAAATAACACTGGAAAACGCCTATTACAAAAAAGAGTTTATTGCTTCGGCCGATGTAAATTTTCGCCCGGTTAATTCAGCCACTGGCCCCGACGGTTGTTTATACATTGTTGACATGTACAACGGTATAATACAAGAAAGTAACTGGACAAAGGAAGGCAGTTATTTAAGGCCTCAGATATTGAGAAAGGGTTTAGAGAAACACACTGGCCGCGGACGCATTTACAGGGTTGTGTATGATGGTATAAAACCATTAAAAACCCGCCCTAATATGTTAAACGAACCAGGTTCAGCCCTGGTAAAATACCTATCGCACCCTAATGGGTGGTGGCGCGATAATGCCCAGAAGCTGTTAGTGATACGCGGCGAGAGATCGGTAGTGCCGGCATTGAACCAACTTGCAGCTAACTCCCAAAACACCATAGCCCGGATACATGCGCTTTGGACCCTCAATGGTTTAAATTCGCTTAGTGACGACCTGCTTTTTGCAAGTTTGAAAGATAAGGATACCCACCTGCGCAAAACCGCGGTTTGGATAGCCGAAGACCGCATGAGAATAGACAAAGCTGTATTGCCACAATTGGCCTTGCTTAAAGATGATCCCAGCGCCGATGTCCGTTTTCAGCTATCATTAACGCTGCGTTATAATGAAACAGTCGAAGCTCAGGACCTGGAAAAATACCTTATTCAGCATTATCCGAATGACCAAGTGATGATTGCATCAAACACCAAATATACTGACGCTATTATTGCAAAAAAGAAGCGCGACGAAGCGGAACGGTTATTAAAGGAAACTGATAGACTGTTAGTGAATAACGGGGCAATAATTTTTAAGACACTGTGTGCTACGTGCCACGGCTTGGATGGTAAAGGGATTGCCATTGGTGGTAAGGAAATGCCTGCGCCGCCGCTTGCCGGCGCGCCTGACGTTAATGGCAGCCCTGAAAAATTGGTGCGGATATTACTGCATGGGCTTACAGGCCCGGTTAATGGAAAAGTTTATGCAGACGTAATGCCCGCATTGGGGGCTAATAGCGATAAGTATATCGCATCTGTTTTAAGCTATATACGTAACGATTTTGGCAATAAGGCAAAAACTGTGACAGTGGAAGAGGTAAAAAAGATACGCGAAGCAACCATTGGCCGGACCAAAAGCTGGACGATAGATGAATTAAATGCGCTTAATCCATCCGCGCCCAACATAAAAAAATAA
- a CDS encoding TetR/AcrR family transcriptional regulator, producing MRTRNIDKEQLVKQKAIESIVKYGFEGFSMNKLAKACGISVATLYIYYKDRDDLILSIALEEGDKMGDAMIKSLDPESSFEEGLRVQWKNRYKYMIENPLLGNFFDQIRSSSYQVQFADIFLKKFKSIVGRFMENVVARGEIDEMPFEVYWSIAFSPLYALIKFHMEGTSVGGKPFTMTDEILWKTFDLVVKALKN from the coding sequence ATGCGTACAAGAAATATTGATAAGGAACAGTTGGTAAAGCAAAAGGCCATTGAAAGTATTGTTAAATATGGTTTTGAGGGCTTTAGTATGAATAAACTGGCAAAGGCCTGCGGTATATCAGTAGCCACGCTATACATTTATTACAAGGACCGGGACGATTTGATTTTAAGTATAGCGCTGGAGGAAGGCGATAAAATGGGCGATGCGATGATAAAAAGCCTGGACCCGGAAAGCTCATTTGAAGAAGGGTTGAGGGTACAATGGAAGAATCGTTATAAGTATATGATTGAAAACCCTTTGCTGGGGAATTTTTTTGATCAGATACGAAGTTCGAGCTACCAGGTACAGTTTGCAGATATTTTTCTGAAAAAGTTTAAATCCATTGTGGGGCGATTTATGGAGAATGTGGTAGCGAGGGGAGAAATTGATGAGATGCCATTTGAAGTTTACTGGTCGATAGCTTTTTCGCCTTTGTATGCATTAATAAAATTCCATATGGAAGGGACAAGTGTAGGGGGGAAGCCATTTACTATGACAGATGAAATACTTTGGAAAACATTTGATCTGGTGGTTAAGGCTTTAAAGAACTAA
- a CDS encoding MFS transporter: MEQQKQEMIPFTGYQKLVIFLLAITQFTVILDFMVMSPLGDMLMKSMNLKPSAFGVAVSAYAFSAGISGLLTAGFADKFDRKKLLLFFYIGFIAGSVFCGLSQTYVQLVASRIITGLFGGVIGSISMAIITDLFALQQRGRVMGFLQMGFGASQVLGIPIGLYLANLMGWEAPFFMVAGLAIIVAIIIMIKMAPIVKHLEIQRDKSAFVHLWHTVAKRDYRIGFTATALLSIGGFMMMPFGSAFAINNLGITNEQLPVLFMISGVSSLFIMPVIGRLSDKISKFKLFVGASIWMMVMCVVYTNLSVTPFFLVIVLNILMMMGIMSRMIPSSALTSAVPDMADRGAFMSINSSLQQIAGGIAAAVSGIIVVQPFKGAPLQNYNIVGYVIVGISVISMLLMSRVSELVRKKTANKPAAVKEGDVVISEGF, encoded by the coding sequence ATGGAACAACAAAAACAAGAAATGATACCTTTTACCGGCTACCAAAAATTAGTGATATTTTTGTTAGCCATTACACAATTTACAGTAATATTGGATTTTATGGTAATGTCGCCGCTGGGCGATATGCTGATGAAATCCATGAACCTTAAACCCTCTGCCTTTGGCGTGGCCGTATCGGCTTATGCATTTAGTGCGGGTATATCCGGGCTGCTCACAGCCGGCTTTGCTGATAAATTCGATCGGAAAAAGCTATTGCTGTTTTTTTATATCGGCTTTATTGCAGGCAGCGTATTCTGTGGATTATCGCAAACCTATGTACAATTGGTAGCCTCCCGTATTATCACCGGGCTGTTTGGCGGCGTTATTGGTTCCATTTCTATGGCCATCATAACCGATCTGTTTGCTTTACAACAACGCGGGCGCGTAATGGGATTTCTGCAAATGGGTTTCGGCGCCAGCCAGGTTTTAGGTATCCCAATTGGTTTATACCTGGCTAATTTAATGGGTTGGGAAGCACCGTTTTTTATGGTAGCAGGGCTGGCAATTATCGTCGCCATTATTATTATGATTAAAATGGCCCCTATTGTTAAACACCTGGAAATTCAGCGCGACAAATCAGCTTTTGTTCACTTGTGGCATACCGTTGCAAAACGCGATTATCGCATTGGTTTTACCGCAACAGCGTTATTATCAATAGGTGGTTTTATGATGATGCCTTTTGGCAGCGCCTTTGCTATTAATAACCTGGGGATAACTAACGAACAATTACCGGTATTATTTATGATATCGGGTGTAAGCTCGTTATTTATTATGCCGGTGATAGGTCGCTTAAGTGATAAAATAAGCAAGTTTAAACTATTTGTGGGGGCATCAATATGGATGATGGTGATGTGTGTGGTCTATACTAATCTATCGGTTACTCCTTTCTTTTTAGTGATTGTATTAAATATTTTGATGATGATGGGGATCATGAGCCGTATGATACCTTCATCGGCTCTGACCAGCGCCGTGCCGGATATGGCCGACCGTGGCGCCTTTATGAGCATTAACTCATCACTACAGCAAATTGCCGGGGGCATAGCAGCCGCGGTTTCAGGAATAATAGTTGTTCAGCCATTTAAGGGGGCGCCGCTTCAAAATTATAATATTGTGGGCTATGTAATTGTAGGTATTTCCGTTATTAGCATGTTGCTTATGTCACGTGTTAGCGAACTTGTCCGCAAAAAAACAGCTAATAAACCAGCTGCCGTAAAAGAAGGGGATGTAGTTATCAGTGAGGGGTTTTAA
- a CDS encoding ATP-binding cassette domain-containing protein: MRQFITSLFKILTPNEKNRLFIMAGFDLLMGLADVVFLIALVFIIRVYTSGVPVSSSLTYYSALANANPITVTGLFLLLFFIKNMAGVWLSKKQHSFVYSVASRLSGDHINNYLQGSYTDFVNVDSSVRIRQIGQVPIEFGHYVLTNFQQIIAQGVLIFFTVAAILLYHPVLFVLLLILLFPPVVLLGWFIKGKLKSVRAQIKECSARVIQYLQESLSGYVESNIYHKNSFFVNRYSRQQSQLNQTLAAQQTLQGMSSRFVEVFALLGFFILIVINKWFGGKTTIDVLTIGIFMAAAYKIIPGVVKILNCAGQMRTYSFTLQQLSGTHSTTMPEPAIADTPIQNISFSNVVFGYNGNPVIRDLSFEVNTGDFAAISGISGRGKTTIINLLLGFLKEDAGTILINDKPVDMKQRQVYWNRIVYVKQQSFFMNDTILKNITLSDEGYNEDNLNEALHISGLDMFLNEYPEGVHKMIHEHGKNISGGQRQRIALARALYHECDLLILDEPFSEIDEAAGRQILNRIRNVKHDKIVLFITHNKTSLSFCNKTISPYAA; encoded by the coding sequence ATGAGGCAATTCATAACGTCACTATTTAAAATACTAACCCCTAACGAGAAAAACCGTTTGTTTATAATGGCCGGTTTCGACCTGCTGATGGGTTTGGCTGACGTGGTTTTTCTGATAGCTTTGGTATTTATCATCCGGGTGTATACCAGTGGTGTACCGGTTTCTTCCTCCCTAACTTATTATAGCGCGCTTGCTAATGCCAACCCCATAACAGTTACCGGGTTATTCCTGTTGCTGTTTTTTATTAAAAATATGGCTGGCGTATGGCTGTCAAAAAAACAACATAGTTTTGTTTATAGTGTAGCATCCCGCTTGTCGGGCGACCATATAAACAACTACTTACAAGGAAGTTATACCGATTTTGTTAATGTAGATTCATCAGTCCGTATCAGGCAAATAGGGCAGGTGCCTATTGAATTTGGTCATTACGTACTAACCAATTTTCAGCAGATCATTGCGCAGGGGGTATTGATCTTTTTCACCGTTGCGGCAATACTGCTGTATCATCCGGTTTTATTTGTTTTATTACTTATACTGTTATTTCCACCGGTTGTATTGCTGGGCTGGTTTATTAAAGGCAAGCTTAAAAGCGTCCGCGCGCAAATAAAAGAATGCAGCGCCAGGGTGATCCAATATTTACAGGAATCATTATCAGGTTATGTGGAGAGTAATATCTATCATAAAAACAGCTTTTTTGTAAACCGTTATTCCCGGCAACAATCTCAGCTAAACCAAACACTGGCCGCACAGCAAACCTTACAAGGCATGTCATCGCGGTTTGTAGAGGTTTTTGCCCTGCTGGGCTTTTTTATCCTTATTGTTATCAATAAATGGTTTGGCGGTAAAACAACTATCGATGTGCTGACCATCGGCATATTTATGGCGGCAGCCTACAAAATTATTCCGGGCGTGGTAAAAATACTAAACTGTGCTGGGCAAATGCGTACGTATAGCTTTACGTTACAGCAACTATCCGGTACACATTCTACTACCATGCCCGAACCTGCAATAGCCGATACCCCCATTCAAAATATCAGCTTTAGTAATGTAGTATTTGGGTACAATGGCAACCCGGTAATCCGCGACTTAAGTTTTGAAGTAAATACCGGCGATTTTGCGGCTATCTCGGGTATATCCGGGCGTGGGAAAACTACTATTATTAACCTGTTATTAGGGTTTTTAAAGGAAGATGCAGGCACTATTCTTATAAATGATAAACCCGTTGATATGAAGCAGCGGCAAGTCTATTGGAACAGGATAGTTTACGTAAAGCAGCAAAGCTTTTTTATGAACGACACCATCTTAAAAAACATCACCCTGAGTGACGAAGGCTATAATGAAGATAATTTAAACGAAGCCTTGCACATTAGCGGGTTAGACATGTTTTTAAACGAATACCCCGAAGGAGTGCATAAAATGATACACGAACACGGTAAAAATATTAGCGGCGGCCAGCGCCAGCGGATAGCTTTAGCACGTGCCCTTTATCACGAGTGTGATCTATTGATCCTGGACGAACCCTTCAGTGAAATAGATGAAGCTGCCGGGCGGCAAATACTCAACAGGATCAGGAATGTTAAGCACGATAAAATAGTGCTATTTATAACGCATAATAAAACCAGTTTATCATTTTGTAATAAAACCATATCACCATATGCTGCCTAA
- a CDS encoding glycosyltransferase: MLPKPPILVILTPGFPESEADTTCLPLQQALVKAIKEDHPGINPQVLSFEYPFKARNYTYHGVPVQAFGGRNKGKLFRLYNWLKVWMALTKLKKDYEIIGLLSFWLGECAFIGEQFARLHRLKHYCWMLGQDARFDNKYFTLAGIDSNRLVAISDFLVSNMETNYDVTPKHVIPGGIDQSKFEENDCERTIDIIGVGSLIPLKQYHLFLDVICRLRRRFPNIKAVICGAGPERARLMRMIYKLKIQTNVTLVEELPHPQVLAMMQQSKVLLHTSNYEGLVMVAPEALAAGAKVVSLLRLMDKDIPNWEIAENTHDAAEIITGILTDANVEYTPVVPFKIEDTAAQFVKLYTESNVVAISRKRLAIALKDKVAL, encoded by the coding sequence ATGCTGCCTAAGCCTCCCATATTGGTTATACTAACGCCCGGTTTCCCTGAAAGCGAAGCCGATACTACCTGCCTGCCTTTACAGCAGGCCCTGGTAAAAGCTATTAAGGAAGATCACCCGGGCATAAATCCGCAGGTGCTATCGTTTGAATACCCGTTCAAAGCCCGTAATTACACATACCATGGTGTCCCGGTACAGGCATTTGGTGGCAGGAACAAAGGGAAATTGTTCAGGCTATATAACTGGCTAAAGGTGTGGATGGCTTTGACCAAATTGAAAAAAGATTACGAAATAATTGGGCTGCTCAGCTTTTGGTTAGGCGAATGTGCTTTTATAGGCGAGCAGTTTGCAAGGCTGCACCGGCTTAAACATTATTGCTGGATGCTGGGACAGGATGCGCGGTTCGATAATAAATACTTTACCCTTGCAGGGATAGATAGCAACAGACTGGTGGCCATATCTGATTTTTTGGTAAGTAATATGGAAACCAATTATGATGTCACTCCTAAACATGTGATACCAGGTGGGATTGATCAATCGAAGTTTGAAGAGAACGATTGTGAGCGTACTATTGATATAATTGGGGTAGGCTCCTTGATCCCGCTAAAACAATATCATCTTTTTTTAGATGTAATTTGCCGGTTAAGACGCCGTTTTCCCAATATTAAAGCTGTAATATGCGGCGCAGGCCCCGAGCGGGCCAGGTTAATGCGTATGATCTATAAGCTGAAAATACAAACAAATGTTACCCTTGTTGAAGAACTGCCACACCCGCAGGTGTTGGCCATGATGCAGCAATCTAAAGTGCTTTTGCATACCAGTAATTATGAAGGCCTGGTAATGGTAGCACCCGAAGCTTTGGCTGCCGGAGCAAAGGTGGTAAGCCTGTTGCGCCTGATGGATAAAGATATCCCGAACTGGGAGATAGCTGAAAATACGCATGATGCAGCAGAAATAATTACCGGTATATTAACTGATGCCAATGTTGAATATACACCCGTAGTACCTTTTAAAATTGAAGATACCGCCGCGCAGTTTGTAAAACTTTATACCGAAAGCAATGTAGTAGCTATTTCGCGGAAACGGCTGGCAATAGCATTAAAAGATAAGGTAGCCTTATAG
- a CDS encoding glycosyltransferase family 4 protein, protein MKFVFASYVYSPGFTDPHAWIKHIGFYLGTLEALAVTDTVISIEQIDYEGEAVNNGVKYYFKRYSNHERRFPSKLHRFIRSLSPDVVVIQGLHFPLQIIQLRLMLSPHVKIIVQNHAEQPFTGIKKQLQRIADRGVHAYMFASKPMGLRWVQKGNLASAKKLHEVMEVSSDFKVINKEIAQSKTAVAGQPVFLWVGRLNANKDPLTAVRAFLQYASVQPLAKLYMIYQTDELLEDILIELAKHPSQKNNIKLIGQVPHADLLYWYNSADYIISCSFYEGSGTALCEAMSCGCIPIVTAIDSFKMITDNGKCGMLFEPGDAGGVLTALIQTQQIDTSAKREYTLAHYKATLSFNAIASRFREIATTLLSV, encoded by the coding sequence ATGAAATTTGTTTTTGCCAGCTATGTATATTCCCCGGGATTTACCGACCCGCATGCCTGGATAAAGCATATCGGTTTTTATTTGGGCACCCTGGAAGCGCTGGCCGTAACCGACACGGTGATTAGTATTGAACAGATTGATTATGAAGGCGAAGCCGTAAACAACGGGGTTAAATATTATTTTAAACGTTACAGCAATCATGAACGGCGTTTTCCGTCCAAACTTCACCGGTTTATCCGTAGCCTTAGTCCTGATGTAGTAGTTATACAGGGTTTGCATTTTCCTTTGCAGATAATACAATTGCGTTTAATGTTAAGCCCGCATGTAAAAATCATAGTCCAAAACCATGCAGAACAGCCATTTACCGGTATAAAAAAACAGCTGCAGCGCATAGCCGACCGTGGCGTGCATGCTTATATGTTTGCTTCAAAACCAATGGGGTTGCGCTGGGTACAAAAAGGCAACCTGGCATCAGCTAAAAAGCTGCACGAGGTAATGGAAGTATCGTCAGATTTTAAAGTTATCAATAAAGAAATTGCCCAATCTAAAACAGCAGTTGCAGGCCAGCCGGTATTTCTTTGGGTTGGCCGTTTAAATGCAAACAAAGATCCGTTAACCGCTGTAAGGGCTTTTTTACAATATGCTTCAGTTCAGCCACTCGCAAAACTTTATATGATCTATCAAACCGATGAATTGCTGGAGGATATCCTGATAGAGTTAGCCAAACATCCGAGCCAAAAAAACAATATCAAATTAATTGGCCAGGTGCCGCATGCCGATCTTTTGTACTGGTATAACAGCGCCGATTATATTATTTCGTGCTCTTTTTATGAAGGCAGCGGAACGGCCTTGTGCGAAGCTATGTCTTGCGGGTGTATACCTATTGTTACTGCTATCGATTCCTTTAAAATGATAACCGATAATGGCAAATGCGGCATGCTATTCGAGCCGGGCGATGCAGGGGGGGTGTTAACCGCTTTAATACAAACCCAACAGATAGATACCTCTGCAAAAAGGGAATATACATTAGCGCACTATAAGGCTACCTTATCTTTTAATGCTATTGCCAGCCGTTTCCGCGAAATAGCTACTACATTGCTTTCGGTATAA